A window of Psychroflexus sp. ALD_RP9 contains these coding sequences:
- the porU gene encoding type IX secretion system sortase PorU — translation MKLYSKFLFALFFVFNIAFTQTETITIDWKDVNLVNDQDGQFVIHGFSQEFLFYNSASKELSYNRSWKISQNSYKITNLVYQPISKSKTQHIKPAKSEANIKTSITNARKNSFFNLSLFPIISESGVLKKLVSFDLVKTSKSNLNGNLSKSVPSISNSVFATSNMYKFYVEEEGVHKITGAFLEQLGVNLDNLTSNLIHVYGHGGGMLPLRNSENQFFDPPKLAIQVVDGGDGVFNVNDYILFYATATRQWNETSQTFVNAYADRAYYYVGINTSLPKRILSFTQPNDAPNLILSEFEQEQFYEVDEVSLALVGRRWFGDRFDIETQRDYKFEFDNLITSEPIELKVYAGAVSALTSSMNISANSNEVGTINFAANSQISTATGGNFFGNFNSNSDEVNISLTYNKQGNPSAAGFLDLISLKAKRALEGSSEQFKFYHPIVENQLGVVQYQFENANQINQIWDVSNFTEVKSIRNAQELSNFSFKANMGQIKTYVAVTSTYLTPRIETGNINPDAINLKGNIFNSVNGDFQDIDYLIITRNDFLSAAEKLANYRRNRDNLNVKVVQLSHIYEEFNSGKQDIGAIRNFVRYVYENASSPDKRLKYLGFIGDTSVDYKNRLNRNTNIVPTYQSYGSFSDTSSSFMSDDFYAMMDPDEGLMLASEKMDIAVGRIVAETPSQANIQINKIIDHESRAALEPWRNNFILISDDVDEAFEFQDLQLQLDQLGDEISANKPSINVKKIHADAFQQQPSAGGDRYPEAVKAINDAIELGAVVVNYFGHGGEDGLAQERLVSQTQAQNWTHPNRYNVFVTITCDFTKFDNPLRVTGGELTFWNNNGGAVALVTTTRSITVSAGVAFNNVFAPFLFDYDDLDESIAQSVVRAKNNLSGNGKRIVFYIGDPAMKLPLPEPRVNITQINDQPIAQFSETLEALSQNKVSGQLVSTNGQLINDFNGEVTLTLFDKRIERSTLGNDGVTENGELLIMDFTTLGEILFKGKASVTNGEFEFNFVLPKDTRIDEGEGRFSFYSVQNQALNEYSGFNTSISIGGLNEDAAEDQEGPLINLYMNDENFVDGGITNTNPFILANLEDNNGINTAGGIGHDIVAILDGDEENPIILNEYYEAATDTYQSGQVYYQLKDLEPGPHTLSFKAWDVYNNSSTSTLNFVVSSNDELQLSNVLNYPNPFIDYTEFWFNHNRPFEPLEVQVQVFTVTGKVVWTHNQTVNTSGFLSKEVTWNGLDDFGQKIGKGVYIYKLTVRSTITNQKQEKYEKLVILQ, via the coding sequence ATGAAATTATATTCTAAGTTTTTATTTGCCCTTTTTTTTGTGTTTAATATCGCTTTTACACAAACTGAAACAATTACTATTGACTGGAAAGATGTTAACTTAGTTAATGATCAGGATGGCCAATTTGTTATTCATGGCTTTAGTCAAGAGTTTTTATTTTATAATTCAGCTTCTAAAGAATTAAGTTACAATCGCTCTTGGAAAATATCTCAAAATAGCTATAAAATTACCAATTTAGTCTATCAACCTATTTCCAAAAGCAAAACTCAGCATATTAAGCCAGCTAAATCTGAAGCTAATATAAAAACTTCAATAACTAATGCTAGAAAAAATTCTTTCTTTAATTTAAGTTTATTTCCTATTATTAGTGAAAGTGGAGTTCTTAAAAAGCTGGTGAGTTTTGATTTGGTAAAGACTTCTAAATCTAATTTAAATGGAAACTTATCTAAATCAGTCCCAAGCATAAGTAATTCTGTTTTTGCTACTTCTAATATGTATAAATTTTATGTTGAAGAAGAAGGTGTTCATAAAATAACTGGTGCTTTTTTAGAACAATTAGGTGTTAATCTAGATAACTTAACTTCAAATTTAATTCATGTTTACGGTCATGGCGGTGGCATGCTTCCACTTCGAAATTCTGAAAATCAATTTTTTGATCCACCTAAATTAGCAATTCAAGTTGTCGATGGCGGTGATGGCGTTTTTAATGTTAATGATTACATATTATTTTATGCAACAGCAACTCGACAGTGGAATGAAACGAGTCAAACTTTTGTAAACGCATATGCCGATCGAGCTTATTATTATGTTGGCATTAATACGAGTTTACCAAAGCGAATTTTAAGCTTTACGCAGCCTAATGATGCACCTAATTTAATACTATCCGAGTTTGAGCAAGAGCAATTTTATGAAGTTGATGAGGTTAGTCTTGCTTTGGTTGGTAGACGTTGGTTTGGCGATCGTTTTGATATTGAAACACAACGAGACTATAAATTTGAATTTGATAATTTAATAACTTCAGAACCAATTGAGTTAAAAGTTTATGCTGGGGCAGTTTCTGCATTAACTAGTTCTATGAATATTAGTGCAAATTCTAATGAAGTTGGTACAATTAATTTTGCAGCTAATAGCCAAATTTCGACAGCTACTGGTGGTAATTTTTTTGGTAATTTCAACTCAAACTCAGATGAGGTTAATATTAGCTTAACCTACAATAAACAAGGTAATCCAAGTGCCGCTGGCTTTTTAGATTTAATAAGTTTAAAAGCTAAACGCGCCTTAGAAGGTTCTAGTGAACAGTTTAAATTCTATCATCCAATTGTAGAAAATCAACTGGGTGTTGTGCAGTATCAATTTGAAAATGCTAATCAAATTAACCAGATTTGGGATGTTAGTAATTTTACCGAGGTTAAATCAATCCGAAACGCCCAAGAACTTTCAAATTTTAGTTTTAAAGCTAATATGGGTCAAATAAAAACCTATGTTGCGGTAACTTCAACCTATCTTACCCCAAGAATTGAAACTGGAAATATTAATCCAGACGCAATTAATCTTAAGGGTAATATTTTTAATTCAGTAAATGGTGATTTTCAAGATATCGATTATTTAATTATTACAAGAAATGATTTCCTTTCGGCTGCTGAAAAGTTAGCCAATTACCGAAGAAATCGCGATAACCTTAATGTAAAAGTTGTTCAGTTATCACATATTTATGAAGAATTTAATTCAGGTAAGCAAGATATTGGAGCCATTAGAAATTTTGTGCGTTATGTTTATGAAAATGCTTCAAGTCCTGATAAAAGGTTGAAGTATCTCGGCTTTATAGGCGATACGTCTGTCGATTATAAAAATCGGCTAAATAGAAACACAAATATTGTCCCAACTTATCAAAGCTACGGGAGTTTTTCAGATACGAGTAGCTCTTTTATGTCAGACGACTTTTATGCCATGATGGATCCTGACGAAGGTTTGATGTTGGCTTCTGAAAAAATGGACATTGCTGTTGGCCGAATAGTTGCAGAAACGCCTAGTCAGGCTAATATTCAAATCAATAAAATTATCGATCATGAGTCAAGAGCTGCACTTGAGCCTTGGCGTAATAATTTTATTTTGATTTCAGATGATGTTGATGAAGCATTTGAATTTCAAGATTTGCAGCTTCAGCTTGATCAATTAGGTGATGAAATATCAGCTAACAAGCCAAGCATAAATGTAAAAAAAATTCATGCTGATGCATTTCAACAACAACCATCGGCTGGTGGCGATCGTTACCCTGAAGCAGTTAAAGCTATTAATGATGCCATCGAACTAGGTGCTGTTGTAGTTAACTATTTTGGTCATGGTGGCGAAGATGGTTTGGCTCAAGAACGTTTGGTTTCGCAAACACAGGCACAAAACTGGACGCATCCTAACAGATATAATGTGTTTGTGACCATTACTTGTGACTTTACAAAGTTTGATAACCCGCTAAGAGTTACTGGCGGTGAACTTACTTTTTGGAATAATAATGGAGGTGCTGTTGCATTGGTAACAACTACTAGATCAATCACCGTTTCGGCAGGAGTTGCTTTTAATAATGTTTTTGCACCATTTTTATTTGATTATGACGACTTAGATGAGTCTATTGCACAGTCTGTGGTGAGAGCGAAAAATAATTTATCTGGCAACGGTAAACGCATTGTTTTTTATATTGGTGACCCTGCAATGAAATTGCCACTTCCTGAGCCTCGTGTAAACATTACACAAATAAATGACCAGCCAATTGCACAATTTTCTGAAACTTTAGAAGCTTTGAGTCAAAATAAAGTTTCTGGCCAGTTGGTTTCTACTAATGGTCAATTAATTAATGATTTTAATGGAGAAGTAACATTAACATTATTTGATAAACGCATAGAGCGCTCAACCTTAGGAAATGATGGTGTTACTGAAAATGGAGAACTACTAATAATGGATTTTACCACACTTGGTGAAATTTTATTTAAGGGAAAAGCCAGTGTTACAAATGGTGAATTTGAGTTTAATTTTGTGTTACCTAAAGATACTAGAATTGATGAAGGTGAAGGACGATTTAGCTTTTATTCTGTTCAAAATCAAGCGCTAAATGAATATAGCGGTTTTAATACGAGCATTTCTATCGGAGGCTTAAATGAAGATGCAGCTGAAGACCAAGAAGGACCTCTGATCAATCTCTACATGAATGATGAAAATTTTGTAGATGGAGGAATTACCAATACAAACCCTTTTATTTTAGCAAACTTAGAAGATAATAACGGTATTAACACAGCTGGCGGAATAGGTCATGATATTGTTGCTATATTAGATGGCGATGAAGAAAATCCAATCATTTTAAATGAATACTATGAAGCTGCAACAGATACTTATCAGTCAGGCCAGGTTTACTATCAGCTTAAAGACTTAGAGCCAGGACCTCATACTTTAAGTTTTAAGGCTTGGGATGTTTATAATAACTCATCAACATCAACTTTAAATTTTGTTGTAAGCAGTAACGATGAGTTACAACTAAGCAATGTCTTAAATTATCCAAATCCTTTTATTGATTATACTGAATTTTGGTTTAATCATAATAGACCATTTGAGCCACTAGAAGTTCAAGTTCAAGTGTTTACCGTTACAGGGAAAGTCGTTTGGACGCATAATCAAACTGTTAATACAAGCGGATTTTTATCTAAGGAAGTCACATGGAATGGATTAGATGATTTTGGCCAGAAAATAGGTAAGGGCGTTTACATCTACAAATTAACTGTAAGATCTACAATCACAAATCAAAAACAAGAAAAATACGAAAAACTCGTTATACTTCAATAA
- a CDS encoding MATE family efflux transporter, whose product MKSKSKLPKVSFSEINKIAIPAIIAGIAEPLISLTDLAIIGNVEVNAVEALAAVGLVGSFLSALIWILAQTKTAISALVSQHLGQNRLNAVKTLVPQTLALNLLLSLIVYTITAIFAELIFSAYNAEGQILEYAKSYYRIRALGYPLTLVTFAIFGVFRGLQNTLWAMKCSLIGGLVNVILSYVLVFGIPNILKPMHLEGAAIASVIAQAVMLILALYFYFNKTPFNLGLRLSLNPNLKPLIKMSANLFLRTLALNIAIYFANAYATDYGKNYIAAQSILMNIWLFFSFFIDGYANAGNAIGGKLLGEKAYQKLWLLSKDISKYAVIIAVGLGLVCAIFYAEIGLIFNKNQAVLVEFEKVFWIVLLMQPINAIAFMFDGIFKGLGEAVYLRNLLLVATFGAFIPSLLIADTFGLQLYGIWIAFFIWMLIRSSALVIQFKQKYLDKV is encoded by the coding sequence ATGAAATCTAAGTCAAAATTACCAAAAGTTAGTTTTTCCGAAATCAACAAAATAGCCATTCCTGCTATTATAGCTGGTATTGCTGAACCTTTAATTTCACTAACAGACTTAGCAATTATCGGTAATGTAGAGGTTAATGCTGTTGAAGCGCTTGCAGCAGTTGGTTTAGTAGGTTCATTTTTATCAGCATTAATATGGATTCTCGCCCAAACAAAAACAGCAATTTCAGCCTTAGTTTCGCAACATCTAGGACAAAATAGACTTAATGCTGTTAAAACACTGGTTCCACAAACTTTGGCTTTAAATTTACTACTCAGCCTTATTGTCTACACAATTACGGCTATTTTTGCTGAACTGATTTTTTCAGCATACAATGCTGAGGGCCAAATATTAGAGTATGCCAAATCTTACTATCGTATCAGAGCACTTGGGTACCCATTAACTTTAGTAACATTTGCTATATTCGGTGTATTTAGAGGATTACAAAATACACTTTGGGCCATGAAATGCAGTTTAATTGGCGGACTCGTTAATGTTATATTGAGTTATGTGTTGGTTTTTGGAATTCCAAATATTTTAAAGCCCATGCATCTTGAAGGTGCTGCTATTGCAAGCGTAATTGCACAAGCTGTGATGTTAATTTTAGCCTTATATTTTTACTTTAACAAAACACCTTTTAATCTAGGCTTGAGACTCTCACTCAATCCAAATTTAAAACCACTTATAAAAATGAGTGCTAACTTGTTTTTAAGAACCTTAGCTTTAAATATTGCCATTTATTTTGCTAACGCCTATGCTACAGATTATGGTAAAAACTATATTGCAGCCCAAAGTATTTTGATGAATATATGGCTGTTTTTTTCATTCTTCATAGATGGTTATGCCAATGCTGGCAATGCTATTGGCGGCAAACTACTAGGTGAAAAAGCTTATCAAAAACTTTGGCTTTTAAGTAAAGACATTAGTAAATACGCTGTTATTATCGCAGTTGGCCTTGGCTTAGTTTGTGCAATATTTTATGCCGAAATCGGATTAATTTTTAATAAAAATCAAGCTGTATTAGTTGAATTTGAAAAGGTGTTTTGGATTGTACTTCTCATGCAGCCAATTAACGCTATTGCATTTATGTTTGATGGTATTTTTAAAGGCCTTGGCGAAGCTGTATATTTAAGAAACTTACTGCTAGTAGCCACTTTTGGAGCCTTTATACCAAGTCTTTTAATTGCAGACACATTCGGACTTCAACTATACGGAATTTGGATTGCATTTTTTATATGGATGCTCATCCGAAGTTCAGCTCTTGTCATTCAATTTAAACAAAAGTATTTAGATAAAGTTTAA
- a CDS encoding vWA domain-containing protein, translating into MKFDRTTAGFRFQQKSEDSTSLFNQLLEIFKELITHTSGDVDEAIDWLKELDKAYQLTNKDYTIDDFIEELKQKGYLKEEVAQKGTPQLKITDKTEQAIRKRALEQIFGKLKKSGRGQHSSKYTGNQGEFTGDLKNYQFGDSLDHVSMTESLKNAQSRGFDSKLTEDDLVVKDLYYKTQMSTVLMIDISHSMILYGEDRITPAKKVAMALAELITTRYPKDSLDIIVFGNDAWTVKIKDLPYLNVGPYHTNTVAGLNLAMKILRRKKQANKQIFMITDGKPSCLKLNDGRYYKNSVGLDDYITNKCYQKAAEARKLNIPITSFMIASDPYLQEFIKDFTKANQGKAYYSGLKGLGEMIFEDYEKNRKKKL; encoded by the coding sequence ATGAAATTTGATAGAACAACTGCCGGCTTTAGATTCCAACAAAAATCAGAAGACTCTACTTCTTTATTTAATCAACTTCTAGAAATTTTTAAAGAATTAATTACACATACTTCTGGTGACGTTGATGAAGCGATTGATTGGTTGAAAGAGCTCGATAAAGCCTATCAACTTACTAATAAAGATTATACAATTGATGATTTCATTGAAGAGTTAAAGCAAAAAGGCTATCTAAAAGAAGAAGTTGCTCAAAAAGGTACTCCACAGCTTAAAATTACAGACAAAACAGAACAAGCCATCAGAAAACGGGCACTTGAACAAATATTTGGAAAGCTAAAAAAATCTGGCCGTGGGCAACACAGTTCAAAATATACTGGTAATCAAGGTGAGTTTACAGGTGATTTAAAAAACTATCAATTTGGCGACAGTTTAGACCATGTTTCGATGACAGAGAGCTTAAAAAATGCGCAATCGCGTGGATTTGATAGCAAACTCACAGAAGACGATTTAGTTGTTAAAGACCTTTATTACAAAACTCAAATGAGTACTGTTTTAATGATTGATATCAGCCATAGTATGATATTATATGGAGAAGACAGAATTACACCTGCCAAAAAAGTAGCTATGGCTTTAGCCGAATTAATAACAACGCGTTATCCTAAAGACTCGCTTGATATTATTGTATTTGGTAACGATGCTTGGACAGTAAAAATTAAAGATTTACCGTATCTTAATGTTGGTCCATATCATACTAATACAGTTGCAGGTCTTAATTTGGCTATGAAAATTCTAAGACGCAAAAAACAGGCAAACAAACAGATTTTTATGATTACCGATGGTAAGCCTAGCTGTTTAAAATTAAATGATGGCCGCTATTACAAAAATAGCGTAGGTTTAGACGATTATATAACCAACAAATGCTATCAAAAAGCAGCTGAAGCACGAAAACTCAATATACCTATTACGAGTTTCATGATTGCTTCAGACCCTTACCTACAAGAATTCATTAAAGACTTCACGAAAGCCAATCAAGGAAAAGCTTACTACTCAGGACTGAAAGGACTTGGTGAAATGATTTTTGAAGATTATGAAAAAAATAGAAAGAAAAAACTATAG
- the gldJ gene encoding gliding motility lipoprotein GldJ, producing MKIRNILNIGVTVFGAVALISCNNSRDYSSSSRATGWDLSGKRGGLEYKTDYESKEPAPGLVFVEGGTFTMGRVQDDVMHDWNNSPTQQHVQSFYMDETEVTNLMYLEYLNYLKQVYPPSEERYANIYRGALPDTLVWRNPLGFLENMVNNYLRHPAYQNYPVVGVNWIQATEFSKWRTDRVNEKIAADEGYVARDAYRNATAESNFTTDTYLNAPSKVYGGDEEMIKGKTTEKKIQRKEKQNSKNPNDDSQEPSNIYVQKKDGVFYPEYRLPTEAEWEYAAVAQTSVRDYNSYKGRKKYPWDGEYTRSSKRKTLGDQKANFKQGVGDYGGIAGWSDDGADITTEVKSYEPNDYGLYDMAGNVAEWVADVYRPRVDVEFNDFNYYRGNVYTKNAIGKDGKVEILGADDVVYDTLSDGKIIARNLPGEIKKVGIDEEETYLRTNFSRSNNKDFRDGDKASSRYFKQAGSNNSDEKMYNSPEHEVTASNGKLERKYDESNSRTTLIDDSVRVYKGGSWRDRAYWLDPAQRRYFPQDMATDYIGFRNAMSKTGSKTFKGRKTRN from the coding sequence ATGAAAATTAGGAATATCCTTAATATTGGTGTTACAGTTTTTGGAGCTGTTGCTTTAATAAGCTGTAATAATTCAAGAGATTATTCTAGCTCATCTAGAGCCACTGGTTGGGATTTAAGTGGAAAAAGAGGTGGTCTTGAATACAAAACAGACTATGAATCTAAAGAGCCTGCTCCAGGTTTAGTGTTTGTTGAAGGTGGAACATTTACAATGGGACGCGTTCAAGATGATGTGATGCATGATTGGAATAATTCTCCCACTCAACAACATGTCCAGTCATTTTATATGGATGAAACTGAAGTTACCAATTTAATGTATTTAGAATACTTAAACTACCTTAAACAAGTTTATCCACCAAGTGAAGAACGATATGCAAATATTTATAGAGGTGCATTACCAGACACACTGGTTTGGAGAAATCCACTTGGTTTTTTAGAAAACATGGTTAACAACTATTTAAGACATCCTGCTTACCAAAACTATCCAGTTGTTGGTGTTAATTGGATTCAAGCGACTGAATTTAGTAAGTGGCGTACAGACCGTGTTAACGAAAAAATTGCAGCTGATGAAGGTTATGTAGCTAGAGATGCTTATAGAAACGCTACAGCAGAATCTAACTTTACTACAGATACATATCTAAACGCTCCTTCAAAAGTTTACGGTGGTGATGAAGAGATGATTAAAGGAAAAACAACAGAAAAGAAAATTCAAAGAAAAGAAAAACAAAATTCTAAAAATCCTAATGATGATTCTCAAGAACCATCAAATATTTACGTACAGAAAAAAGATGGTGTTTTTTACCCTGAATATCGTTTACCTACTGAAGCAGAATGGGAATACGCTGCCGTAGCTCAAACTTCAGTAAGAGATTATAATTCATACAAAGGCCGTAAAAAATACCCATGGGATGGTGAATATACACGATCTAGTAAACGCAAGACTTTAGGCGACCAAAAAGCTAACTTTAAACAAGGTGTTGGTGATTACGGCGGAATTGCAGGCTGGAGTGACGATGGCGCTGATATTACAACTGAAGTTAAATCTTATGAGCCTAACGATTATGGCTTATACGATATGGCAGGCAATGTTGCTGAATGGGTTGCCGATGTATACAGACCTAGAGTTGATGTTGAATTTAATGATTTTAACTACTATCGTGGCAACGTTTACACTAAAAATGCAATCGGCAAAGATGGTAAAGTTGAAATTTTAGGTGCTGATGATGTTGTGTATGACACTTTAAGTGATGGTAAAATTATCGCTAGAAATTTACCTGGTGAAATTAAGAAAGTCGGAATTGACGAAGAAGAAACTTATTTGAGAACAAACTTCTCAAGAAGTAATAATAAAGATTTTAGAGATGGTGATAAAGCTTCATCAAGATACTTCAAACAAGCAGGTAGTAATAATTCTGATGAAAAGATGTATAATTCGCCAGAACATGAAGTTACAGCTTCAAATGGTAAATTAGAACGTAAATACGACGAGTCTAACTCTAGAACTACTTTAATAGATGATAGCGTTCGTGTTTATAAAGGTGGCTCTTGGAGAGATCGTGCTTACTGGTTAGACCCTGCACAAAGACGCTATTTCCCACAAGACATGGCGACTGATTATATCGGCTTTAGAAATGCAATGTCTAAAACAGGCTCTAAAACGTTTAAAGGTCGAAAAACCAGAAATTAA
- a CDS encoding UDP-N-acetylmuramoyl-tripeptide--D-alanyl-D-alanine ligase: MDIKELHQLYLQSSGVNTDTRTLKKNQLYFALKGDNFDGNAFAKKAIKAGAIKAVIDSKDYHNKNCVLVENTLTTLQKLANYHRKYLNLPIIAITGSNGKTTTKKLVLEVLSQKFKVAGTKGNLNNHIGVPLTLLSFDRSTEIGIIEMGANHQKEIEALCKIAEPNYGYITNFGKAHLEGFGGIEGVIKGKSELYEFLIKANRKIFINNDDDIQINKTLDAKTYSIGQSKLSHCVVSLLEAKPYVKIEVDGVKIESKLIGEYNFKNISAAVGIGKYFSVPLKNIQIAIENFQPEAMRSELIKRENYQIILDAYNANPTSMKLALENLCRLDSKKKIAILGDMFEIGETSLKEHQQLLAYAKSLQLNDILLLGEEFKKASVEFESISHFDSVENLIKHLKKSNLTNSSILIKGSRGMKLEVIINEI; encoded by the coding sequence ATGGATATTAAAGAGCTTCACCAACTTTATTTGCAGTCTTCGGGCGTCAATACTGATACAAGAACACTTAAAAAAAATCAACTCTATTTTGCTCTTAAAGGCGATAACTTTGATGGGAATGCTTTTGCAAAAAAAGCGATTAAAGCTGGCGCTATAAAAGCGGTAATTGACTCTAAAGATTATCATAATAAAAATTGCGTTTTAGTAGAAAACACCTTAACTACCTTGCAAAAGCTAGCTAATTATCACAGGAAATATCTCAACTTACCAATTATTGCAATTACTGGAAGTAATGGAAAAACTACAACAAAAAAATTAGTGTTAGAGGTTCTCAGTCAGAAGTTTAAAGTAGCTGGCACAAAAGGAAATTTAAATAATCACATCGGTGTCCCTTTAACTCTTTTGTCATTTGATCGTTCAACTGAAATTGGTATTATTGAAATGGGCGCAAATCATCAAAAAGAAATCGAAGCACTCTGCAAAATTGCAGAACCGAATTATGGCTATATCACTAATTTTGGTAAAGCACATTTAGAAGGATTCGGCGGTATTGAAGGTGTCATTAAAGGTAAGAGTGAACTTTATGAATTTTTAATAAAAGCCAATAGAAAAATATTTATTAATAATGACGATGATATCCAGATTAATAAAACACTTGATGCAAAAACTTACAGCATAGGACAAAGCAAGCTTTCACACTGTGTAGTATCTCTTTTAGAGGCTAAACCCTACGTAAAAATTGAAGTCGATGGAGTTAAAATAGAAAGTAAGCTTATAGGTGAATATAATTTTAAAAATATATCTGCAGCTGTTGGAATTGGTAAATACTTCAGCGTACCATTAAAAAATATTCAAATAGCCATTGAAAATTTTCAGCCAGAAGCAATGAGATCAGAGCTCATAAAACGAGAAAATTATCAAATTATACTAGATGCCTATAATGCTAACCCTACAAGTATGAAGTTAGCGCTTGAAAACTTATGCCGTTTAGATTCAAAGAAAAAAATTGCCATCTTAGGCGATATGTTTGAAATTGGAGAAACCAGCCTTAAAGAGCATCAGCAATTATTAGCATACGCAAAATCACTTCAACTAAACGACATTTTATTATTAGGCGAAGAATTTAAAAAAGCCTCGGTCGAATTTGAGAGTATAAGTCATTTCGACTCCGTTGAAAACTTGATTAAACATCTCAAAAAAAGTAACTTAACAAATAGTTCAATTTTAATAAAAGGTTCGAGAGGAATGAAATTAGAAGTCATTATTAATGAAATCTAA
- a CDS encoding magnesium chelatase: protein MQINKISTFGELKEVGYQSKSIKNELRDNLIAAIKARKNSFTGIHGYETTVIPQLEQGILAKHNINLLGLRGQAKTKIARQLIELLDEYIPVVKGSEINDDPFNPISSYAKNQLNENGDATPITWLHRSKRFAEKLATPDVTVADLIGDIDPIKASNLKLSYADERVIHYGMIPRANRCIFVINELPDLQARIQVALFNILQEGDIQIRGFNLRLQLDLEFVFTANPEDYTNRGSIVTPLKDRIGSQILTHYPNDINISKTITKQEAQLTDSQKEHIHIPDFAHNLLEQIAIEARDNEYIDAKSGVSARLSISAFENLVSTAERRMLLAGEKQTQIRMSDFIGIIPAITGKIELMYEGEELGAEQVTLQLLENAIKSSYNATFPEIKKLTKKDEEQAHDHIINWFLEHEIDFIVDDNNQEYMSNLDKVEPAVEFVKKHLGQVEDKELYFYTDFIIWALSAFNKIDRISIDNKINFKDSFSNYINDL, encoded by the coding sequence ATGCAAATTAATAAGATATCAACCTTTGGTGAATTAAAAGAAGTTGGCTACCAATCTAAATCAATTAAAAACGAATTGCGGGATAATTTAATCGCTGCTATTAAAGCTCGAAAAAACAGTTTTACTGGTATTCACGGTTATGAAACCACGGTAATTCCGCAGCTTGAGCAAGGCATTTTAGCAAAACATAACATTAATCTATTAGGTTTAAGAGGTCAAGCTAAAACGAAAATTGCTCGACAGCTAATAGAGTTACTAGATGAGTATATACCAGTTGTTAAAGGCTCTGAAATTAATGACGACCCATTTAATCCAATTTCATCTTATGCTAAAAACCAACTTAATGAAAATGGTGATGCCACTCCCATAACCTGGCTTCATCGCAGCAAGCGCTTTGCTGAAAAATTAGCTACACCAGATGTTACGGTAGCCGATTTAATTGGCGATATTGATCCTATTAAAGCTTCAAATTTAAAATTAAGCTACGCAGATGAACGCGTTATTCATTACGGAATGATACCACGAGCTAATCGTTGTATTTTTGTAATTAATGAACTACCCGATTTACAAGCACGAATTCAAGTTGCTTTATTTAATATTTTACAAGAAGGAGATATTCAAATTCGAGGCTTCAACCTAAGACTTCAACTAGATTTAGAATTTGTATTCACTGCTAATCCTGAAGACTATACTAATCGTGGTAGCATTGTTACCCCGTTAAAAGACAGAATTGGTTCTCAAATACTAACGCACTATCCGAACGACATCAACATATCAAAAACAATTACAAAACAGGAGGCACAACTCACCGATTCCCAAAAAGAACACATTCATATCCCTGACTTTGCACATAACTTACTTGAACAAATCGCCATAGAAGCCAGAGACAATGAGTATATAGATGCCAAAAGTGGTGTAAGTGCACGCTTAAGTATTTCTGCTTTTGAAAATTTAGTAAGTACTGCTGAACGCCGAATGTTGTTAGCGGGAGAGAAACAAACACAAATTCGTATGAGTGACTTTATAGGAATAATTCCCGCTATTACAGGAAAAATAGAACTCATGTATGAAGGCGAAGAGTTAGGTGCCGAACAAGTCACACTTCAACTACTTGAAAATGCCATTAAATCATCCTATAATGCAACTTTCCCAGAAATAAAGAAATTGACTAAAAAAGATGAAGAGCAAGCACATGATCATATAATTAATTGGTTTTTAGAGCATGAAATTGATTTTATTGTAGATGACAATAATCAAGAGTATATGAGTAATTTAGATAAAGTGGAACCTGCTGTTGAATTTGTTAAAAAACATCTCGGTCAAGTTGAAGATAAAGAATTATATTTTTATACTGATTTTATTATTTGGGCACTATCGGCATTTAACAAAATAGACCGAATTTCAATAGATAATAAAATTAATTTTAAAGATAGCTTTAGCAATTATATAAACGATTTATAA